A region of Salvelinus namaycush isolate Seneca chromosome 9, SaNama_1.0, whole genome shotgun sequence DNA encodes the following proteins:
- the bend7 gene encoding BEN domain-containing protein 7 produces MPEAWLGDEGVEIKRQITGMMRLLSDKAGRMYQRVGAEGNSLKQEPQEEHLSWAQPAALPPDLEDPQISVWSSAGETEPSPMSIPNLVPNGQGSGQYGTRSKTQRMLNTTTKGTVKTNDVAPAVVEAPCCMCNCKSTLQAILQELRTMRRLMQTQKGSQEKQEHRAPPCPPCPVPTAPRRRPRKRRPVHKVAPLSAPSKRASVPPLPPSSPACVPLESGGRRERGSRELERPVHTPASPSTSPELSVQTLSMQNKPIPGDDTHNPNYRQPKGLQSSESEVRLAEDYEVFIPKAQLDSILVNYTRSGSLLFRKLVCAFFDDTTLANSLPNGKRKRGLNDQRKGLDQNIVGAIKVFTEKYCTAHRIEKLPGPRDWVQILQDQIKLARRRLKRAEATDPQDIFNRPCTVQKFCNIRVGDVDTVQRMY; encoded by the exons ATGCCAGAAG CCTGGTTGGGTGATGAGGGTGTGGAGATTAAGAGACAGATCACAGGCATGATGCGTTTGCTGAGTGACAAGGCCGGCCGGATGTACCAGCGTGTGGGAGCAGAGGGAAACAGCCTCAAACAGGAGCCCCAGGAGGAGCACCTGAGCTGGGCGCAGCCGGCTGCTTTGCCACCAGACCTGGAAGACCCCCAGATCAGTGTCTGGAGCTCAGCAGGGGAAACAGAGCCCAGTCCCATGTCTATACCCAATCTAGTCCCCAACGGCCAGGGGTCTGGCCAATACGGCACACGCTCCAAGACCCAGAGGATGCTCAACACAACCACCAAAGGCACAGTCAAAACTAAtg ATGTGGCTCCTGCAGTGGTAGAGGCTCCCTGCTGTATGTGTAACTGTAAGAGCACCTTACAGGCTATTCTACAGGAGCTACGCACCATGAGGAGGCTAATGCAGACACAGAAAGGTTCCCAGGAGAAGCAGGAGCACAGGGCCCCTCCCTGCCCCCCTTGCCCTGTCCCTACAGCTCCGCGTCGCAGACCCCGCAAGAGACGTCCTGTCCACAAGGTTGCTCCACTGAGCGCACCCAGCAAGAGGGCATctgttccccctctccccccctcatcCCCCGCCTGTGTACCCCTGGAGTccgggggaaggagggagagggggagcagagagCTGGAGAGACCTGTGCACACCCCTGCCTCACCCTCCACCTCACCCGAGCTCTCAGTACAAACCCTGTCCATGCAGAACAAGCCCATCCCTGGTGACGATACACACAATCCTAACTATAGACAACCCAAAGGTCTTCAATCCTCAGAG agtGAGGTGCGTCTAGCGGAGGACTATGAGGTGTTTATTCCCAAGGCGCAGCTGGACTCAATCCTGGTCAACTACACACGCTCTGGAAGCCTGCTCTTCAGGAAGTTG GTGTGCGCCTTCTTTGACGACACCACGCTAGCTAACTCACTGCCCAACGGCAAGAGGAAGAGAGGTCTGAACGACCAGAGGAAAGGACTGGACCAGAACATTGTGGGAGCCATTAAAG TGTTTACAGAGAAGTACTGCACAGCTCACAGAATAGAGAAGCTGCCAGGCCCTCGAGATTGGGTCCAGATACTACAGGACCAAATCAAACTTGCCCGCAGACGACTAAAGAgag CAGAGGCTACAGACCCTCAGGACATCTTCAACAGACCTTGCACAg TCCAGAAGTTCTGTAACATTAGGGTGGGGGATGTGGACACTGTCCAGAGGATGTACTGA